TTGCACGATTTGGGTATGTGACTCGAAAGATTGCACTGGCTGTTGGCCGGAACGTTGTGGCTGTGGTGGACGAATTGGAGTTGGTTGAGGTTGCTGGACAGGTTGCTGAGGCTGTTGAACTTGTTGTTGGACTTGTTGCTGTGGTTGTTGAGCACCTTGCGGTTGCTGATTGTAgttgttattattattgtaATTGTTATTGTTGtagttattattattattattgtagAACTGTTGCTGCTGATTGTTGTTATTGTTGTAGTTGTTGTTGTATCCGTTGAACTGCTGTTgttgctgaaattaaaattttttagactttttttttcaaaatctctccTGTACATTTTTAACGTAAAAGTAAAATTGGAACTAATaagacttaaaaaatttttcagattcttcaaaACTAAAGTTTTGGTAAAGTGCCAAATTTACGGACtaattaggattttttttttaatttagagcAATGTCGcataaatgttttataattAGAATATGAAATTCATTCaagaaacctttttttgtgttaacttccaaaattatgtgTAGCGAAAACTTAGTAAACGTCATTAAATTCCaatggaaaaaatccaaaaaatttccaaaacatagaaatcgaaaaaaatcaattgaaatttgccaaaaactgaTAAACTATAACTATAGTTAAAGAAACTCGAACATGGTATCCTAGGGTATGTCAACTACTGCTATATCTCGTATTCATCACTACAACTACAAAATTAGTTGTTTACTTCTTCCTACAACATTCTATTCATTTTATTCATCAATGTATATCTGTTTTCCTTTctgtcggttttttttctacatttatcCAGTTCAATTATCCTGTCTTCTTCACTTCCAGGACGTGTTTTGTGGATCATGATGAGACACCGATGCTAACGGCATTTGCCAGCATAATATCACaccaaaaaccaatttcacTGGACACCTTATCAGATCGCGGATGGAATAACATCACTATTATTTCAATAAACATGGATGatcttgttttttgttttggaattttgaaaattattgcaaTTGTCATAACTTGCTTTTAAAATAGTCTGATTCGAAAAATGGCATGAGGCAATTCAAGGATGTGGGCATCctttttaatattatattgtaaggaaatttaatttttcagggcgttaccaattaaaaatttggacaaTCATATCAAGTGAATGGGCCTTTGACTTTTCACCTGAGCAATAATATTCAGGAAAGCATTAAGGTTTCAGAGTTACAGAGCAAAGTCTCAGATGCAGTTGATGCCGTTTGCCACATCAATTGACAAACAGCATCAAAATGGTATAAAAAGGGTTATATGTCAAAACGGATGTCACACATCCCActctatatatattttttttaaccagtAGAAGAACATTTTTGCAAGTGACCGAAACCTGAAACGGTTTAAATTGCTTACCTGATTGTAGTATccgttattattattattattgttataaTATTGATTTCcttgttgctgttgttgtgGATATCCATAATATTGTTGGAAGTTGTTCTGTTGTTGGTATCCTTGTTGTGGAACAAATGCGTATGGGCTGAAACAAAATATGTTAAATTTCATGAAGACCTTTTAATCTATACAGTTGTCGGCATTTGGTTAATTAAAACTTCTCAAATAAGttgccaaataaaaaaaaggtgtGCACAACTATAGTTATAATTATAATTAGAAATACAGTAGATGTTTCTGTTCGTTTTCAGGTAGCATACTGGTTTGTACTGCTTTTCTACAGAAACCAgatgttttgaatattttgaagataACGCTAAAAACTGGGCATTTTAAATGTTGAAATGAACAAACAAGTATAAATGAACTAACAAGTGAAATGAACTAACaagtaaaattgaaatgaactAACAAGTATATTATGAGTTGTGAAACCTGAAACTAATTTCCACTCATAGTACAATAATAGCCTAGAATGGGAAATCTCGCTTTTGgaaatgaagtttttttatttgaaataatagtaaaaactattttgttgATCGGTAAAAGATCAAACTgaacaatttccaattttccatttcttatGCGCAACTCGCTTACGAATGTCATTTCAATCACAAACCTTGGTGGAACAAATGGAGCTGGAGTACTTGGTGGTGGGAAGACCAATGGTGGATGAGTTGGGAATGTGAATGGAGCATGAGTTGGAAGGGTAAATGGAGCCAATGTTGGATGGCTTGGAAGAGTGAATGGAGCAACTGTTGGAAGAGTTGGGAAGGTGAATGGAGCTGGTGTGACAGCAGCTTGTGGTGCTACTGGAACAGCATTTGGAAGCTGTGGCGCGGCAACTGCTGGTGGCTTCTGATCAGCGGTTTGCACAAAAAGTGGGGCTCCCTGAGCTTGAGCAGCGACACCAACTGGCTCACCACCTAGCTGAGCTGGTAGGTCAAAAATAGTGTTTTGAAAGGTGTTCTGCGCTAGAGCCACAGAGGGCAGAAGAGCTATCAGGAGCCACATcactggaattttgaaatcgaagaAGAACTGAGATTTGAGgttcagcttcttctttttcttgcgATTCTGGAGAAAAGAATAGAAGATCTGGATGTTttagagacgcagagaactGGTGCGGAACGGGTTTTTAGCTTTGTCATCCGAAAATAGTATGAATAGACGAAGAGCGTCAGACATGAGATCGTTTATGTTCCATGTCCAGAACCATCAACACCGCCTCCTTCTTCACCCATCGTTTTCCCTACAACCACGATTTttatcttttcttttcttttcttttgtaaGCAACAAGAGAGAGAAAAGAGGAAAATCCGTGCGTACGGATTGCCTTAGAAATTGAAACAGCGAGAAGTTTGACAGGGTGGTGACATCTGATGAACGATTTATGGGATtgtactttattttttatcgaacGGGAATTAGTTGTCAGGGGAGGCATTCAAATGTGACAGTATTTCAGATAATCCACAATTCAAAGTTAAACTATTACACAGATACGAAATTTTGCCGATTCACAGTACCCTGTCTCGACACGCCcaaatatgttttaatttaaaaaaaatggagtaCTCAAAACAGAGCATATGTCATCCAAATATTATATTCCCAGATGaataattttgagaatgtggccacaaaaatacggtaaccaagaagcaaaattgaaatataataaaacGTTCACaggaaaaattacaatttcttaaaaacggatatttttcaacattttcgaaGTACATGCGCATGTTTTTTGTATGATTGTGATTTGGTCAACTGCTATaaagttataaaatttatggtgcacattttttttataactttcgACACATTTCATGGATCGGTGCTCATTTTCTCACAGCTGCAGCTGTCGATCCTCCATTCTGCTGTACACTAAACAACACGCGCCTCGGaatttcggagtgtcgtttaCAAACTAGAATTAAAACGGAACGGATCTTGGCACGGCGCCAatctttcaatatttttaactgtttcTTCACATAGTTTTAtttgatctttaaaaaatgcgcttcacaaaaattagcgcgagttttaagttttcaaactttttaattcgttttttcctcatttttcgcCCCATTCGTTGTTGAAAATGCATTCAACTTCAGGGTTGGCCCCCGTTTTTCGTGTGGAGGAAAATCATATGATTCGGAATCGAGAGAATTTGGAGAGACCTATCTCCAAAAAAGGTGAGTATTTTTTAAGctaatataaaaatatgtaatttGTTCTTCAAGAAAcgatttatgattttttttaatgaagggaaattatttattgaagctgttttataaatttcacaatgttgttgaaatctttgaaaaatttgcaggCACCATCACGCTTTTGTCGAAAATGCCGATGGGATTCGTGTTGAATAGTTGCTCTTGTGCTTATATCGACAATCTTCTTGCTCATAGCAGTATTCATCGTGTGAAACCTCACTCGTTCATGATTCAGGTAGGATAATCgaatgaaaactaaaattttgggaggaaaaagctatttttcagCGTCTCGTAGTCATTTGTGGTCGTTCATCACCATCATTGCCAAATCATGCAGCCAATATCATTCTCTCTGCATTCAATTTCTGTCAAATCGAAGCACCGGCGAAAAAGTTTCTTGAAGAAGACGCTGCCCTTAGTCTTTTTCACACTGTAagcgctttttttttggagttttgaaGCTTTCTTTACATAgtgtttattcaaaaatatttcgtttCTAGATACTCTCCTATTCGACAGTTACACAAATTAATCGAAGCGGAATAGAGATTCTTGGAGCTCAACGTCTCACTTCGGCTCTCTGTGATTTGATTTATGCATACACGAAGACCATGGATGATATGGTTGCCAGCAAGACATTGACCCATTTGTGCaagaaagtgagtttttatttttaaattttcaaaatttcctactAAAGCTATCCccttgaaaataatataaactCCATTTTCTGGGAAGttgaaactttattcaacCCAAGATAAACGTTAAAATTCGACTCGACAAAAGTAAATTTATAAGCATCTAGGTTCCAAAAATACTTTAgcctttcaaaaactttctataatttttataattttctgttcaagttagaaaaaaatttttaaaccatatttaatttatttttatttttcaaaaagtgtatttaCCTAATTTCCATTCATAGACGGTTTTCAAAGTGATATAAAAATCTTGAATCTAAATATTTagtttcaagtaattttttcgatCCTTAATTCTTCCCAATTTTGCACTCTCtcctattttttctttttcccaaCGTATGATTCTTCGAgtgaaaatacaaataatcACTTCTCGCCCGTGCCGGACAATAACGACAAGACGCAGAATGCGAAAAGTGCTGTAACATTAACATTTGATCGTCGTGGTCACACACAgacagagagaaaaagaaagaaagactAAGAGGAGATGGACTTTAGGAACGGACGGTCCTCTGTTAGCTTACGGGAACATTGAAAGAGAGCACGAGATTAAGAGAGACACAGATATATAAAGAAAGTTCACGGGATGAGAACTCTCTTGAGAAGGCACACACACATATACAcaatatcacatttttctctctttcttcaAATCTCTAGGCCTTCTGGTCAATTGTTAGAAGTCCACTGGCCAGAGACTAATCCTTTATCATTTAAttcatatatttatttatattaatttagGCCAAGactaggttactgtagactaGCGCCCAGATTTTCCAGACAATACAGTTTATTTGGTCTTGTTCTTGATCTTATCTCTTATCAAGCCTTTTCTAATTTACGATGAATCCCTTTAAAAGTAGATGAATGGTGTTATATTGGCGTCATATAACT
The nucleotide sequence above comes from Caenorhabditis elegans chromosome III. Encoded proteins:
- the abu-13 gene encoding Activated in Blocked Unfolded protein response (Product from WormBase gene class abu;~Confirmed by transcript evidence) produces the protein MWLLIALLPSVALAQNTFQNTIFDLPAQLGGEPVGVAAQAQGAPLFVQTADQKPPAVAAPQLPNAVPVAPQAAVTPAPFTFPTLPTVAPFTLPSHPTLAPFTLPTHAPFTFPTHPPLVFPPPSTPAPFVPPSPYAFVPQQGYQQQNNFQQYYGYPQQQQQGNQYYNNNNNNNGYYNQQQQQFNGYNNNYNNNNNQQQQFYNNNNNNYNNNNYNNNNNYNQQPQGAQQPQQQVQQQVQQPQQPVQQPQPTPIRPPQPQRSGQQPVQSFESHTQIVQPVRAVQANAQLVQPVIRPAASAVATAVVDTDSSAKKATEFNKANGIEQPKPAHAEKASLDAEVDANVDRHLWFSADYDVKQCRKGLNGIGVRFQKKFPSYLQKGGKDRELAELVEQRLLECERKSSASHWDKVDTLLQKISLTNSEEGECRAGLIQERISCVNLLKYACQFVDSSYHFKLVPARITIQEARQAESGAEKCRQVIRIVKQRLESGAVTL